From the uncultured Trichococcus sp. genome, one window contains:
- the raiA gene encoding ribosome-associated translation inhibitor RaiA encodes MFKYNVRGENIEVTEPIRSYAEKKLGRLEKYFGNVPETTAHVNLKVYPFPAEKSAKVEVTVPLPFLVLRAEETSSDLYGSIDLVVDKLERQVRKYKTKIHRKSRERGFDIGNEPNLIEEKMEDDENPLEIVRTKRLSLKPMDSEEAVLQMNMLGHNFFIFEDAETNGTSIVYRRKDGKFGLIETD; translated from the coding sequence ATGTTTAAGTATAATGTCCGAGGAGAAAATATTGAGGTTACAGAACCGATCCGCAGCTACGCCGAGAAAAAATTAGGCAGACTGGAAAAATACTTTGGCAACGTGCCTGAAACAACTGCGCATGTCAACTTGAAAGTATATCCATTCCCAGCCGAAAAATCTGCTAAGGTGGAAGTTACGGTTCCGCTACCTTTCCTGGTTTTAAGAGCCGAAGAGACTTCCAGCGATCTATACGGAAGCATCGATTTGGTCGTGGACAAACTTGAACGCCAAGTCCGTAAGTACAAGACGAAGATTCACCGCAAATCCAGAGAGAGAGGATTTGATATCGGTAACGAGCCGAATCTGATCGAAGAAAAAATGGAAGACGATGAGAATCCGCTTGAAATCGTCCGCACTAAGCGTCTTTCCCTCAAACCGATGGACAGTGAAGAAGCTGTATTACAGATGAATATGCTTGGACACAACTTCTTTATCTTCGAAGATGCTGAAACGAACGGCACAAGTATCGTGTACCGCCGAAAAGACGGCAAATTCGGTCTGATCGAAACTGACTAA
- a CDS encoding phosphoribosyltransferase family protein, giving the protein MSQCLFCQNEIREVLTLQQLFGFGKKDCGTVCRSCQEKLPRITGQTCCPGCMRPQASAEWCEDCRGWSERYPELPIAHHACYAYAGIVKDWLQRYKFQGDYRLASAFTDDLRAFQRAHPKALFLPLPIAIASYEERGFSQCEEMLKQAGIRYVQFLENQHAGEKQSEKKRQQRLLTAQPFSLLDGHEKYLQHEIILFDDVYTTGRTLYHAKTLLYKQGFRSIRSVTIAR; this is encoded by the coding sequence ATGAGCCAGTGTCTGTTTTGCCAAAATGAGATCCGCGAAGTTTTGACCCTCCAGCAACTTTTCGGTTTCGGGAAAAAGGATTGCGGAACGGTCTGCCGATCCTGCCAGGAAAAGTTGCCGCGCATAACCGGCCAAACCTGCTGCCCGGGATGCATGCGGCCACAAGCATCCGCTGAGTGGTGCGAAGACTGCCGAGGGTGGAGCGAGCGCTATCCGGAGCTGCCGATCGCGCATCATGCTTGCTATGCCTATGCGGGCATCGTGAAGGACTGGCTGCAACGCTATAAATTCCAAGGCGATTACCGCCTTGCCTCCGCCTTCACGGACGATCTGCGTGCTTTCCAAAGAGCGCATCCTAAAGCCTTGTTCCTCCCGCTGCCGATCGCAATCGCCAGTTACGAGGAAAGGGGCTTCAGCCAATGCGAGGAAATGCTGAAGCAAGCAGGGATCCGCTACGTGCAATTCCTGGAAAACCAACATGCCGGAGAAAAACAATCCGAGAAAAAGAGGCAGCAACGATTGCTGACGGCGCAACCGTTTTCGTTGCTGGACGGGCACGAAAAATATCTTCAGCACGAAATTATTCTTTTTGATGACGTCTATACTACCGGAAGAACGCTCTACCACGCGAAAACCCTCCTGTACAAGCAAGGATTCAGGTCGATTCGGTCCGTAACTATCGCAAGATAA
- the prfB gene encoding peptide chain release factor 2 (programmed frameshift), which translates to MELSEIKAILENSETKISSFRRSLDLDGLETDIAEFDDRMLDPEFWNNAEAAQEVINQSNQLKTVYNTFKSLEAQYEDLEVLYEMVKEEEDPDYLEELNEKTTEFTEALEKYELTMLLNGPHDKSNAILEIHPGAGGTESQDWGSMLFRMYTRWADKKGFEVETLDYQSGDEAGIKSVTILIKGMNAYGYLRSERGVHRLVRISPFDSAGRRHTSFCSIDVMPEIAADDTEIEVNPDDIRVDTYRASGAGGQHINKTSSAIRITHIPTGVVVASQAQRSQFQNRDTAMGMLKAKLYQLQEEEREKELAAIRGEQKEIGWGSQIRSYVFHPYSMVKDHRSNYETGNVQAVMDGDLDAFIDAYLKMTMDQEEL; encoded by the exons ATGGAATTAAGCGAAATCAAAGCAATATTGGAAAATTCAGAAACAAAAATCTCAAGCTTCAGGAGGTCTCTT GACTTAGATGGCCTGGAAACGGATATCGCGGAATTCGACGATCGCATGCTGGATCCTGAGTTCTGGAACAATGCCGAAGCGGCGCAGGAAGTCATCAACCAGTCGAACCAATTAAAAACAGTCTACAATACGTTCAAGAGTCTGGAAGCGCAGTATGAAGACCTTGAAGTTTTGTACGAGATGGTGAAAGAGGAAGAAGATCCGGATTACCTGGAAGAGCTGAACGAAAAAACGACGGAATTTACCGAAGCGTTGGAAAAATATGAATTGACGATGCTGTTGAACGGACCGCACGACAAATCGAACGCCATTTTGGAAATCCATCCAGGTGCGGGCGGAACGGAATCCCAGGATTGGGGAAGCATGCTTTTCCGCATGTACACGCGTTGGGCCGATAAAAAAGGCTTTGAAGTGGAGACGTTGGATTATCAAAGCGGGGATGAAGCCGGCATAAAGAGCGTAACGATCCTGATCAAAGGGATGAATGCCTATGGTTATCTGCGTTCGGAAAGGGGCGTGCACCGTTTGGTCCGTATCTCGCCGTTCGACTCTGCCGGAAGAAGACATACCTCTTTTTGCTCGATCGACGTGATGCCGGAAATCGCTGCGGATGATACGGAGATAGAAGTGAATCCGGATGACATCCGTGTGGACACCTACCGCGCCAGTGGAGCCGGCGGACAACACATCAACAAAACATCCTCGGCTATCCGGATTACCCATATTCCGACCGGCGTTGTTGTGGCGAGCCAGGCGCAACGTTCCCAATTTCAGAACAGGGATACCGCTATGGGGATGCTGAAGGCAAAATTGTATCAACTGCAGGAGGAAGAGCGCGAAAAAGAGTTGGCAGCCATCCGCGGGGAGCAAAAAGAAATCGGTTGGGGTTCCCAGATCCGTTCCTATGTGTTCCATCCTTACTCGATGGTCAAAGACCACAGAAGCAACTATGAAACGGGTAACGTACAGGCCGTCATGGACGGGGATCTGGATGCCTTCATCGACGCTTATCTGAAAATGACGATGGATCAGGAAGAACTCTAA
- a CDS encoding response regulator transcription factor, translated as MKKVLLVDDEPSIVTLLAFNLEKDGYEVTTATDGAEGYRLAISNPFDFIILDLMLPSMDGMDICKRLRQEKFDTPIMILTAKDDELEKIIGLELGADDYMTKPFSPREVLARMKAILRRTNKAVPAEPVAAAQQEPAEDETEKIEVGDITIFPQLYEVHVEGELIEVTPKEFELLLYMAKRANRILSREQLLNAIWNFDYAGETRIVDVHISHLREKIEKDTKNPQYIRTVRGFGYKFEVAKT; from the coding sequence ATGAAAAAGGTTTTGCTAGTGGATGATGAACCATCCATCGTTACATTGTTGGCTTTCAACTTGGAAAAAGACGGCTACGAGGTGACAACTGCCACCGACGGAGCGGAAGGCTACCGTTTGGCCATCTCTAATCCTTTTGACTTCATCATTTTGGACCTGATGCTGCCGTCGATGGACGGAATGGACATCTGTAAACGTCTGAGACAGGAAAAATTTGATACACCGATCATGATTCTGACAGCGAAGGATGATGAGTTGGAAAAGATCATCGGCCTTGAGCTGGGGGCGGATGACTATATGACGAAGCCATTCAGTCCACGCGAAGTATTGGCCAGGATGAAAGCTATCCTAAGAAGGACAAACAAAGCCGTTCCGGCTGAACCGGTTGCGGCAGCCCAACAGGAACCGGCGGAAGATGAAACGGAAAAAATTGAAGTGGGCGACATCACCATTTTCCCGCAACTGTATGAGGTTCATGTTGAGGGAGAATTGATTGAAGTGACCCCGAAAGAATTTGAATTGCTGCTTTACATGGCGAAGCGTGCCAATCGCATCCTGAGCCGAGAGCAGTTGCTGAATGCGATCTGGAATTTTGATTACGCGGGAGAAACGCGGATCGTCGATGTGCACATCAGCCATCTCCGCGAAAAAATCGAAAAAGATACCAAGAATCCGCAATACATCCGCACAGTCCGAGGTTTCGGGTATAAATTCGAGGTAGCGAAAACATGA
- a CDS encoding PstS family phosphate ABC transporter substrate-binding protein codes for MNFGKLSKFAMALTIGATLAACGNGDGGDAATESGAATGSNDILVDGSSTVFPIMEAVAEEFSIANPDIRATIGVSGTGGGFEKFIAGETDISNASRPIKDEEIALLEEAGIEYTEFQIALDGLTVVVNSDNDWVDQLTIEELAMIWTEGTGVETWADVREGWPEESIELFSPGTDSGTYDYFDEVILDGEQINKAASLSEDDNVLVQGVSGSANAIGYFGYAYFLENSDIVKAVPIVNSAGEAVTPNDTTVQDGSYEPLSRPLFIYVKNESLQNENVYEFTKYTLEMAAEMAAEVGYVALPAETYEEALTTLEGLK; via the coding sequence ATGAACTTTGGCAAATTATCTAAATTCGCAATGGCTTTAACTATCGGCGCTACATTGGCGGCTTGCGGCAATGGAGACGGCGGAGACGCAGCTACAGAAAGCGGTGCTGCAACTGGAAGCAACGATATCTTAGTCGATGGATCTTCCACAGTATTCCCGATCATGGAAGCAGTAGCAGAAGAATTTTCAATCGCAAATCCGGATATCAGAGCAACTATCGGTGTATCCGGTACAGGTGGCGGATTTGAAAAATTCATTGCAGGCGAAACAGACATCAGCAATGCTTCACGTCCGATCAAAGACGAAGAAATCGCATTGTTGGAAGAAGCAGGCATTGAATATACAGAGTTCCAAATTGCCTTGGATGGTTTGACAGTCGTTGTGAACAGCGATAACGACTGGGTAGATCAGTTGACGATCGAAGAATTAGCAATGATCTGGACAGAAGGAACTGGCGTAGAAACATGGGCGGATGTCCGTGAAGGCTGGCCGGAAGAATCAATCGAGTTGTTCAGCCCAGGTACTGACTCAGGAACGTACGATTACTTTGATGAAGTGATCTTGGATGGCGAACAAATCAACAAAGCGGCTTCTTTATCCGAAGATGACAACGTCTTGGTACAAGGTGTTTCCGGTTCCGCAAATGCTATCGGGTACTTCGGTTATGCATACTTCCTGGAAAACAGCGACATCGTCAAAGCTGTTCCGATCGTAAACAGTGCAGGCGAAGCAGTCACACCTAACGACACAACCGTTCAAGATGGATCATATGAGCCGCTATCTCGCCCATTGTTCATCTACGTGAAGAACGAGTCATTACAAAACGAAAATGTCTACGAGTTCACAAAATACACATTGGAAATGGCAGCCGAAATGGCAGCTGAAGTTGGTTATGTAGCACTACCAGCTGAAACGTACGAAGAAGCTTTGACTACACTAGAAGGCTTGAAATAA
- a CDS encoding ATP-binding protein has translation MKQLQLRMLATFVLIFALFSVAFGIFLETVLGNYTRSLHSEMLVEQTQIVGTLLQNSADGIEWTPIEEELDKIDAYTEDRITLIDTDGVVLYDSQITTVNLENHLRREEIQEVLSGEPYGTGQRKSESTNQELYYVAVPIYDEEGAIVAVIRLSRPLSALTVSQRIEQSLYVFILLALVVAFILTYALTKRIGRPIDAVMDVAKKLSDHQYDARYKGKGFGDFQKLGETINELAESLDNQMNEIKQNDERLTGLINHLVIGVMLLDENKEITMVNAAMQEIMSESEESLIGKSYVEAVSSYGLSHMIEQAYTYGEPQNDEIYFYYPKDRVVDANIVPITSKKPGEMNLIVLLYDISEIQRLEKVRTDFVANASHELRTPVTALKGFAETLLDGAMEDPIILKQFLEIILAESTRLNLLVNDILELSKLEQRQVPLALQEVNVSEAVLATFQLVDQKVKEKNMTLELVEKDFVTLQADPNRLKQILANLINNAVVYTQAGGHITVTVEKTAEQVRLHVADNGIGIPETDLGRVFERFYRVDRARSRNSGGTGLGLSIVKYLVENMNGTVTVASQQGKGTTFTVTLPL, from the coding sequence ATGAAGCAACTGCAATTGCGGATGCTTGCCACTTTTGTGCTGATTTTCGCGCTGTTCAGTGTGGCGTTCGGGATATTCCTGGAAACAGTATTAGGGAATTACACACGGAGCCTGCACAGTGAGATGCTTGTTGAACAAACCCAAATAGTGGGCACACTGCTCCAAAACAGTGCTGATGGCATTGAGTGGACGCCGATTGAAGAAGAGTTGGATAAAATTGACGCTTACACGGAAGACAGGATCACTCTGATCGATACCGATGGGGTCGTCCTTTATGATTCGCAGATCACGACGGTCAATCTGGAAAATCATCTGCGCCGGGAAGAAATTCAGGAAGTCCTTTCCGGGGAACCGTACGGAACAGGGCAACGGAAGAGCGAAAGCACCAATCAGGAGCTTTATTATGTAGCTGTGCCCATCTACGATGAGGAAGGCGCCATCGTTGCCGTTATCCGATTGTCCAGACCACTGAGCGCCTTGACGGTCAGCCAACGCATCGAACAGTCCCTTTACGTTTTTATCCTATTAGCTTTAGTTGTAGCGTTCATACTCACCTATGCTTTGACGAAGCGCATCGGCAGACCGATTGATGCTGTTATGGATGTCGCCAAAAAGCTTTCCGATCATCAGTATGATGCACGGTATAAAGGGAAAGGCTTTGGCGATTTCCAGAAATTGGGCGAAACCATCAATGAACTTGCCGAGAGTCTGGATAACCAAATGAACGAAATCAAGCAAAATGATGAACGACTTACTGGGTTGATCAACCATCTGGTCATTGGCGTGATGCTCTTGGATGAAAACAAGGAAATCACAATGGTCAATGCCGCTATGCAGGAAATCATGAGCGAAAGTGAAGAATCATTGATCGGCAAATCCTATGTTGAGGCAGTCAGCAGTTATGGACTCAGCCATATGATTGAACAAGCATACACTTACGGAGAGCCGCAGAATGACGAAATCTATTTTTACTATCCAAAAGACAGGGTCGTCGATGCCAATATCGTACCGATCACAAGCAAGAAACCGGGAGAGATGAATCTGATCGTGCTCCTCTATGACATAAGCGAAATCCAGCGACTGGAGAAGGTCCGGACCGATTTTGTCGCGAATGCATCCCACGAACTGCGGACGCCCGTCACAGCCTTAAAAGGATTCGCTGAAACGTTGTTGGACGGTGCGATGGAAGACCCCATCATCCTGAAACAATTTCTGGAAATCATCTTAGCCGAAAGTACCCGTTTGAATCTTCTTGTGAATGATATATTGGAACTGTCGAAATTGGAGCAGCGGCAAGTTCCGCTCGCTCTGCAGGAAGTGAATGTTTCCGAAGCGGTATTGGCGACATTCCAGTTGGTCGATCAGAAAGTGAAAGAAAAAAACATGACGCTGGAATTAGTGGAAAAGGATTTCGTCACCTTGCAAGCGGATCCGAACCGCTTGAAGCAAATATTGGCGAACCTGATCAACAATGCCGTCGTCTATACGCAAGCCGGAGGGCATATTACGGTCACTGTCGAGAAGACGGCAGAGCAAGTCCGTCTGCACGTTGCCGATAACGGCATCGGGATACCGGAAACCGATCTGGGAAGGGTTTTCGAGCGCTTCTATCGCGTCGACAGAGCGCGGAGCCGAAACTCCGGAGGCACCGGATTGGGCCTGTCGATCGTGAAGTACTTGGTTGAAAACATGAACGGGACGGTGACTGTGGCAAGCCAACAGGGGAAAGGGACGACCTTTACGGTGACGTTGCCCCTATGA
- the secA gene encoding preprotein translocase subunit SecA, with translation MANFLKKLIENDKKELRSLEGVADKVISYADRMAALDDEELRELTESYKERYKKGESLDDLLPEAFAVVREGAKRVLGLYPYKVQIMGGVTLHKGNIAEMKTGEGKTLTATMPVYLNALSGEGVHVVTVNEYLASRDAVEMGELYRFLGLTVGLNTNGKSSEEKREAYNCDITYSTNNELGFDYLRDNMVVYKNQMVQRPLNFAVVDEVDSILIDEARTPLIISGQAEKSTALYNRADFFIKGLKENEDYTIDLTSKSIALTDEGIEKAEKTFHLPNLYDVDNTRLVHHLDQALRANYIMLVDIDYVVEDGKVKIVDQFTGRIMEGRRYSDGLHQAIEAKENVEIENESKTMATITFQNYFRMYKKLSGMTGTAKTEEEEFREIYNMNVIAIPTNRPIVRHDYPDLLYPSLKSKFRAVVGDIKERHAKGQPILVGTVAVETSELLSNMLRQENIPHQVLNAKNHFREAEIIIGAGQPGAVTIATNMAGRGTDIKLGKGVKELGGLCVIGTERHESRRIDNQLRGRSGRQGDPGETQFYLSLEDDLMRRFGSERIQQVWSKLNLDDEAEDVVIQSKMLSKQVESAQKRVEGNNYDTRKNVLEYDEVMREQREIIYGQRLEVINETESLKYVVTAMIKRAIARVVETHTIGEKATWNLQGIRDFAGAALVHPDSISLADLEGKTAHEIEEHLVERAMEVYKTKESQLSPEQILEFEKVVILRVVDNKWTDHIDNMDELRQGIGLRSYAQNNPLTEYQTEGYDRFQEMIATIDYEVTRIVMKSEIRQNLQRQSVGQGSNIMPTRETVASQTEQQEQARRAQIAAMRMQKLMEIQKAKQAADAAAKQESPTEE, from the coding sequence ATGGCCAACTTTTTAAAGAAACTCATTGAGAATGACAAGAAAGAGCTGCGTTCCTTGGAGGGAGTAGCGGATAAGGTCATCTCCTACGCGGATCGAATGGCCGCTTTGGATGATGAAGAATTGCGCGAACTGACTGAATCCTACAAAGAACGCTATAAAAAAGGGGAGTCTTTGGACGACCTGCTTCCGGAAGCATTTGCGGTAGTCCGCGAAGGCGCAAAACGCGTCTTGGGGTTGTATCCTTATAAAGTGCAGATCATGGGTGGGGTCACCTTGCATAAAGGCAATATTGCAGAAATGAAAACCGGTGAAGGTAAAACCTTGACAGCGACGATGCCGGTCTACCTGAATGCCTTATCGGGTGAAGGTGTCCATGTTGTCACCGTCAACGAATATCTGGCAAGCCGTGATGCGGTCGAGATGGGCGAACTGTACCGTTTCCTGGGGCTGACGGTAGGCTTGAACACAAACGGCAAGTCTTCGGAAGAAAAAAGAGAAGCCTATAACTGCGACATCACTTACAGCACCAACAATGAATTAGGCTTTGATTATTTGCGTGACAATATGGTCGTCTACAAAAACCAAATGGTGCAACGTCCGTTGAACTTTGCGGTCGTCGATGAGGTCGACTCGATCTTGATCGATGAAGCCCGCACACCTTTGATCATTTCCGGGCAAGCCGAAAAATCGACAGCCCTCTATAACCGAGCTGATTTCTTCATCAAAGGCTTGAAAGAGAATGAAGACTATACGATCGATTTGACATCCAAATCGATCGCTTTGACGGATGAAGGCATCGAGAAAGCCGAAAAAACATTCCATCTGCCGAATTTATACGATGTGGATAACACGCGTTTGGTGCACCATTTGGATCAAGCTTTGCGCGCGAACTACATCATGCTTGTCGATATCGATTACGTAGTGGAAGACGGAAAAGTAAAAATCGTTGACCAATTTACGGGCCGGATCATGGAAGGCCGCCGTTACTCGGACGGACTTCACCAAGCCATCGAAGCGAAAGAGAATGTCGAAATCGAAAATGAATCGAAAACGATGGCCACCATCACTTTCCAGAACTATTTCCGCATGTACAAGAAACTGTCCGGTATGACCGGTACGGCGAAAACGGAAGAAGAAGAGTTCCGGGAAATCTATAACATGAACGTCATCGCGATTCCTACAAACAGACCGATCGTCCGTCATGACTATCCGGATCTGTTGTACCCATCCTTGAAGAGCAAATTCAGGGCAGTCGTCGGAGATATCAAAGAGCGTCATGCCAAAGGGCAGCCGATCCTGGTCGGTACCGTAGCCGTGGAAACATCCGAACTGCTTTCGAACATGCTGCGTCAAGAAAACATTCCGCACCAAGTATTGAATGCCAAAAACCATTTCCGGGAAGCTGAAATCATCATCGGGGCCGGTCAACCCGGAGCCGTCACGATTGCCACCAACATGGCCGGTCGTGGTACCGACATCAAGCTGGGTAAAGGCGTCAAGGAATTAGGCGGTCTCTGCGTCATCGGGACCGAACGCCACGAATCGCGCCGGATCGACAACCAATTGCGTGGACGTTCCGGACGTCAAGGGGATCCCGGCGAAACGCAATTTTACCTGTCGCTGGAAGACGACTTGATGAGACGCTTCGGATCGGAACGCATCCAGCAAGTCTGGAGCAAATTGAATTTGGATGATGAAGCAGAAGATGTGGTCATCCAAAGCAAAATGCTTTCCAAACAAGTGGAATCCGCCCAGAAACGAGTGGAAGGCAATAACTACGATACCCGTAAAAATGTGTTGGAATATGATGAAGTCATGCGCGAACAGCGTGAAATCATTTATGGCCAGCGTCTGGAAGTCATCAATGAAACCGAATCGTTGAAATATGTCGTGACAGCGATGATCAAACGTGCGATTGCGCGTGTGGTCGAAACGCATACCATCGGTGAAAAGGCGACTTGGAACCTGCAAGGGATCCGCGACTTTGCCGGTGCTGCCCTCGTGCATCCCGACAGCATCAGTTTGGCCGATCTGGAAGGCAAAACTGCTCATGAAATCGAGGAACACTTGGTGGAACGCGCAATGGAAGTTTACAAGACAAAAGAGTCGCAACTGAGTCCGGAACAAATATTGGAGTTCGAAAAAGTCGTCATTCTGCGTGTTGTGGACAACAAGTGGACCGATCACATCGACAATATGGATGAGTTGCGCCAAGGGATCGGCTTGCGTTCTTACGCACAGAACAATCCGTTGACCGAATACCAAACCGAGGGCTATGATCGTTTCCAGGAAATGATCGCCACCATCGATTATGAGGTTACCCGTATCGTGATGAAATCGGAAATCCGCCAAAATCTGCAACGACAGTCCGTAGGCCAAGGTTCGAACATCATGCCGACGCGTGAGACCGTCGCTTCGCAAACGGAGCAGCAGGAACAAGCGCGCAGAGCACAGATTGCCGCAATGAGGATGCAAAAACTGATGGAAATCCAAAAAGCCAAACAAGCGGCTGACGCAGCAGCAAAACAAGAGTCGCCCACCGAAGAATAA
- the ftsE gene encoding cell division ATP-binding protein FtsE: MIEMLNVSKKYNNGITAVNNLSVKIEQGEFVYIVGPSGAGKSTFIKMMYREVKPTSGTVQVGKYNLTTMKEKEVPLLRRFVGVVFQDFKLLPKLTVYENIAYAMEVVEKSPKVIQKRVLEVLDLVGLKHKVRMFPNELSGGEQQRIAIARAIANMPGVLIADEPTGNLDPDTSMEIMRILEEINNQGTTILMATHNSQIVNDIKHRVLAVENGRIVRDQQEGEYGYEI, encoded by the coding sequence ATGATTGAAATGCTGAATGTCTCTAAGAAGTACAACAACGGCATTACGGCGGTCAATAATCTGAGCGTGAAGATCGAGCAAGGCGAATTTGTGTATATTGTAGGCCCAAGTGGAGCCGGCAAATCAACCTTCATCAAAATGATGTATCGCGAAGTAAAACCAACCTCAGGAACTGTTCAAGTAGGCAAATATAATTTAACGACCATGAAGGAAAAAGAAGTTCCGTTGTTGCGTCGTTTTGTGGGTGTGGTCTTCCAGGATTTCAAATTATTACCTAAACTGACCGTATACGAAAACATCGCCTACGCGATGGAAGTAGTCGAAAAAAGTCCGAAAGTCATCCAGAAGCGTGTGTTGGAAGTGCTTGATTTGGTCGGACTGAAGCATAAAGTGCGGATGTTCCCGAATGAACTTTCCGGCGGGGAACAGCAACGGATTGCGATTGCGCGTGCGATTGCGAACATGCCAGGCGTCCTGATCGCGGATGAGCCGACAGGTAACTTGGATCCGGATACGTCCATGGAAATCATGCGCATTCTGGAAGAAATCAACAACCAAGGGACAACAATCCTGATGGCAACCCATAACAGCCAAATCGTTAATGACATCAAACACCGTGTATTGGCAGTGGAAAATGGCCGTATTGTCCGAGATCAACAAGAAGGAGAATATGGATATGAAATTTAG
- the ftsX gene encoding permease-like cell division protein FtsX, translating into MKFRTFVRHIRDAFKSLFRNGWMSIASISAVALTLLLVGSFTGILLNVNKLASDVENDVSVKVYIDLAADQAAQEALKTELENIANVESISFSSRDEELDKIIGSYGDEFDLFGGDANPLYDAYVLNTTAPEQTKAVAEAASAMQYVAQVEYGGATADKLFETIATIRTIGLVIIIGLLLVAVFLISNTIRITIFSRSTEIEIMRLVGAKNSFIRWPFLIEGAIIGLIGALVPMTFLVFLYRFIFDVSGDYLAGTNFGLLTPNPFLIYISLLMVGIGIFIGAFGSVFSMRRFLKV; encoded by the coding sequence ATGAAATTTAGAACATTTGTCAGGCACATAAGAGATGCATTCAAAAGTCTGTTCCGGAATGGCTGGATGTCGATAGCTTCGATCAGTGCAGTGGCGCTGACTTTGCTTCTTGTGGGTTCCTTTACCGGGATTCTCCTGAACGTGAACAAGTTGGCTTCCGACGTCGAAAATGACGTGAGCGTAAAAGTCTACATCGATTTGGCGGCTGATCAGGCTGCGCAGGAAGCGTTGAAGACGGAACTGGAGAACATCGCCAATGTGGAATCCATCAGTTTCTCAAGCCGGGACGAAGAACTGGATAAAATCATCGGCAGCTACGGCGATGAGTTCGATCTTTTCGGTGGGGATGCCAATCCGTTGTATGACGCTTATGTCCTGAATACGACGGCTCCGGAGCAGACGAAAGCTGTAGCTGAAGCAGCATCCGCCATGCAGTATGTCGCCCAAGTCGAGTACGGCGGTGCCACAGCGGATAAATTGTTCGAAACGATAGCGACGATCCGTACAATCGGGCTTGTCATCATCATCGGCTTGCTGCTGGTTGCCGTATTCCTGATTTCCAACACGATCCGCATCACCATCTTTTCCCGCAGCACGGAGATCGAAATCATGCGTTTGGTGGGCGCGAAAAACAGCTTCATCAGATGGCCATTCCTGATTGAAGGAGCCATTATCGGATTGATAGGGGCATTGGTTCCCATGACTTTCCTCGTGTTCCTTTACCGCTTCATCTTTGATGTGAGCGGAGATTATTTGGCCGGCACAAACTTCGGCCTCTTGACTCCGAATCCGTTCCTCATCTACATCAGTCTTTTGATGGTGGGCATCGGTATCTTTATCGGGGCGTTCGGTTCCGTATTCTCGATGCGTCGCTTCCTGAAAGTTTAA